A window of Chaetodon trifascialis isolate fChaTrf1 chromosome 3, fChaTrf1.hap1, whole genome shotgun sequence genomic DNA:
TGATCTATCACGCTGATGATGAGTAAGCGTATGTGACCGTTTCATTGGCACCACGAAATCTTCCAGTTTAACAGTTCACTGTTAGTGATGTTAACGTTAGGGATGGGAACGATCTCAGCTGGTGTTCATGGCAGGTtttctgctgtctcactctttgtttttattttgaagcatgGATGTGCTTTTCCAgtctctcttcatcctcctgaCGCCTTCAgtcagaggacaggaagtgatgcattaACCTCATCAGCCTGCTGTCGGACCGCTCGTTGTTTCAGAGGGTCGTGTGCACATGACAGCTCAGTCAGATAAATGTTGGGAGTTTGTTACTGGACGAACCATATTTCAGTGATTTTTCTGCCTGGACAAACACACCAGTTCGATCTTGATTCCCATCCCTGCGGCCACGTCGTCCTCTTTGTCTGGAGCTTAGGACACGTCTCTGCGTCGTTCCCCAGCAAGTCAAAGTGTTCCCACAgtcaatattttgtttttgtttgtctcctctcctgtttctgcttctttcttcCTCAATGTTTTGGCCAACTGTTTCTGTTTGGTTCCACTCTCCTGTACTCATGTGTACCTTCCTCCTGCCACCttgtctttccttcctcctcttcctcaccctccCTTATTGTCACtttccccccctcctctgtcttcgctgttgttcctcctccacctttcgcccttctctttcctcttcctcaccttcctctccctcctggtGGTTACGGGTGAACAGCTGGCGCTGCTGCAGTATCGCCTCAGTATGTCCAGCATGCCGTGCCAACCCCACGCCCCACCAGGCTCTGGGAACCTCCACACCTACCAAGTACTTTTACCTTTTCATTCACCCCCGCCCCTCTGGGGCCTCCTGGAGGTAAACCTCAGACAGTTAAGGTTACAGTCAAGGCTACTTCTCTCGTATTGACAGACACGGTGAGACATTGTCCCTCCAGTCACCAGCCTAACGCTGATGGATGTTAGCTTGGGCTCAGTCGTTGCATGCCTCTTGCTTTTGCACGCGAGTGGCCATCATGTGAATGTTAGAGATGACAAAGGTGGACGTGGAGGTGAATCTTGATGCAATGTGTTTTCACCCACAACCCAAAAGATGAAGGACAATCAGGCTTTATGACATGACAGTAGTTCCTGTTTGAGGTGGCCTGTTTTTACTCTGAGGACAGGGGTTAGTTCTCCTCTTTTTAATGAACTTAACTTAAACTTAGGCCAGGTTTAATGACCTCTGGCTGATCCAGCAGCAGTAGCGTCTGGTCGTTCCTCTCAGTCAGGAACCACAGATGTCTTCGGCCCGTCCTCTGGTCTGACTGTGAAGTGTGAATTTCTGCAGAGAAGTATCCTTGACAGAAAAGTAATCCTGGAATGAAGCTTTGGAAAGTGAATCTTGAGCAGTTTTGGACTGGTTTGTGTGGTTCtggtgtgctgtgtgtggtttAAAGCATGCTTTCACACTCAGTCTGGTGCGCTTTGCTTCACACGTTGATGGTTGATAAATGTTTCTTTCTATTGACACTGCTGCTCTCCGTAAAGCAAAAGATACTACTACAGTTAATCTTTATTCTACATGCCATTCACCaatcatttcattattctttcatttttaaagtcttGTAAAGAAGTGACTTCACAGATAATGTCTGCGTTTGCTGACATCGTCCATGAGAGGAAACATTGCATCATTCTGAGGAAGCAGCTTTGCTGTCAGCAGTTCATGGAGCACTGAGGTCCCGCCTTCTTTGTCTCCACAGTGTCCTTTATTAAAATGGAATTGTGATCCTGCATTTTAATAAATCCCAGTTGTGATGAAgtgaaatctttaaaaatggtGATCAAATCAATTACACTTAAATTATGTATCAGAGGTACTTTGTAACAGCTTAATGAGGAAAAACTAAATGATTATGATTACTGGGACAAATTCAAAGGAGTGACAGAGATGAGTGTCTTTTTCTGCCAAGTTGTCTCGATGTGGAAAGGCTTTaattaaaaagagaagaaacaaaagggATGCTCCGTTAACACAGTAAGAGTTCTCATATTGTTAAAATCATGGAAGCCATTTAGCAGCAGACTAAACCCTGAGGCTCACTAACTGGTCCAGGGTCAGTCTCTCTCAGAAACACTGGAAGAAAAAGATGCTTCTCAGGCATGAGACCTCTGTCCTCTATCAGATAGAAAATGCTGTGAGCCTTCGGTCGTTTGGCTGCTTTTGGACTGGGACGCATTACGATTGGCTGCTTTTGGACTGGGACGCATTATGATTGGCTGCTTTTTGAAAGCGGGAGCGGAttggctgtgctgtgtttgtgtagcaCTTGGTGACCGGTTGCCTTTTCAGGAGCCCTTCAGCCCGACAGAGGAGCACGTGCTGGTGGTGCGTCTCCTGGTGAAGCACCTGCATGCCTTCTCCAGCAGCCTGAAGCCGGAGCAGCTGTCCTCCTCGCCGTCGGCCCACTCGCACACTCACACCAGCCCGCTGGAGGAGTTCAAGAGGTCGGCCTCACGCTGCCCGCCACCGTGGATGCTGACTTTTCCTGCTGATGTGAATACTAATGTGTGACGCTCCCTTGCTCACAGGGTGGTGGTGCAGCGCTTCGTTCAGCAGAAGCTCTACCTGTTTCTGCAGCACTGCTTCGGTCACTGGCCTCTAGACGCCTCTTTCAGAGCGGTAAGtctcacctgaaaacaaaacGTCTTTATTTTTGcaacatgtttgcatttttaagcCGGAGGCGGCCAGATGCAGCAGTCCTCTGCTGTCCGCTGTCCAAGCGTGTGGTTTAGTTCCCTGTTCGACGGTGCTGTTCAGGggttaaagctgcagaaacacacactgtttcagcCTGTAGTCGAATGTTAGCAGAGCGTGTCGTCTGTGTTCAGGTGTTGGAAACGTGGCTGAGCTACATCCAGCCGTGGAGATACACAGGTGAGAAGACCAACCCTCAGCCGGACCAAAACAGGACGGTGCCTGACAAATGGTGAGTCTGACGTCTGACGTCTTTGTCTTCAGTTCAGATGCTGGCTGTGGAATAGTCCAGTCAGCAGGAAGTCTTTATCTGGAGACGGTGAAGGTGTCGTCACCTGTTTGGTTCTATGTTAACTCGCTGTTTCAGGGAGTCGTTCGTTCAGGAGAACCTGCTCATGTACACGAAGCTCTTCCAGGTCTTTCTGAACAGAACCGTGAGGACAGATCTGGTCAATGCCAAAAATGCACTGATGGTCTTCAGGGTGGCCAAAGTCTTCTCTCAGCCAAACCTCGCTGAGATGATCCAGAAAGgtgagaagagaaagacagacagcacagaggcgaGGAGACGGCGTGCTGACACAGCACTAATCTGAAGACGTTTTATACACCAACAATTAAAGAAGAATGTAATCAAGCTGAAACTAAAGCCAACGTCTCTCACCAGgagagcagctgtttctggagcCAGAACACGTCCTCCACCACCGGCAGCCCCGCGGCTACCTGACGCCGAGCCAAGGAGGCAGCTACCTGTCGTCACGGCAACGGGTGATGACCGATATGGTGTTCAGGGTGAAGAGTCACGTCTACGCTCTGGAAGGCCAGGACTGCCAGTACAAGCAGATGTTTGGCTCCGAGCTCAGAGGAGCAGTGAGTTCAGCCATCAAAGGGATTTTTCTCTGAGATTTAAACTGcaggtttctgtgtttctgttccgTCAGCAGGGGGCAGAGCGGCTCATTATCGTACCCAAAGACCTGCTGCGGAGCCTCAGAGtccaaatgttttgtttgtttcacaggtCATGAAGTTAATCCAGATCATTGCACAGGCCAGACACACGGCCAAGAGGATATCCGATCACTCCAACGAGGTGGCGGCCAATAACTCCTTCCTGTCCTGGTTTGGGATGGGCTCCTCGGACCTCAACAACACCTTCGCCGGGGCCGAGCCCGAGGAGAGCGGGGAGTGTCTGAAAAAGACTCACGAGTTCCTGGACAGAGCTTTGGAGAACCTGTGTCAGATCTTCAAGGTCAGATCAGTTTGACTGACGTTTGGTTTTCCTTTCCTGTCTTTTATACTGTCGCAGTAAAGTTTATTTTCCTGACAAATAGATCTgtcttatttgtgtgtgttattctggGATACCATGAGCATGacttgacctgatgatggcgctaaagGAAAAGTTAAGGGGCCATCAAaattattacagttcatccgAAAGGGACATTTCAGCAAGATTTAAAGGCGGTCTGTTTAATGGTTgtcaacacatttcacaaactACAAATCTCTGAAGTGACATCGCTGAGGTTACGTCCTCTGAGGGAGGCTTCAGGCAGCGCAAAGGACCGGTCGACCGACAGTCAGACATGTGCTGCTGGAGTTCAGCTCGTTGGAGTGACTTCTTGATACTCTATTCTTAAGTTCTGACTGCAGGTTTGATCTCTCAGTCTGTACAGTGGATTACACCACTTGTTCCTGTGATTTTCAGGGACAGGGACATTCAGGGAacctttctgtttgtcttcgtGTAAACACTTCCTGACTGTTCACCTGATTAATCCTCCCTCCTTGCTCTGCAGCTGAACCAGGGGCAGCTGACTCAGCTCATATCCAACCTGGGCTCTTCCCAGGATGACGGCAACTGCAAGCAGCTGCCGGACTGCATCCAGGGAGAGAACGGGCTGATTCTGACGGACCTGGGCCGGAGGCAGGTCGGTGTGTCACGTGATTGGACCAGAGGAGGGCAGGCATTTGAACCGAGGGTCAAGCAGCAAAGACTAAAACCCTCAccctgcatttgtgtgtgtttgtgtgtgtttgaagatcATAAATGGACTGCGCAGGTTTGAGATTCACTATCAAGGAGACCCGGAGCTCCAGCCCATCAGGAGCTATGAGAACGCCCTGCTGGTCAGGCTCTTCTACAGGATCTCCTGTCTGGTCAATGAGAGGGTGAGTCCTCCTCAGCTCACTGGAGCgtttcagtgtctttcagctcattggttTGATGTTACAGAGGTAGCTCTGCTGtacttgttttcttgtgttgAAGTCTAATAAAATGATGTGATCCTGATGTAAATAATGGACAGTTAATATTTAAAAAGGTCAAGACAGATTCggatttttctgctgttgtccTCCACAGTTCGGAGGGCACATGGACGCGCTCTGCTTGCGTCCAGACTTCCTGGGTCGTCTGGGTCGTCACTTCCTGGCGGACGCGGATTCCAGCGCGAAGCTGAAGCAGAGCCCAATGTCGCGGCGGACGCTGGAGAGGAACCGGCAGGCGAGGCTGAGCCTGCGCCCGCTGGCCAGCTACAGgaccatgctgctgctgctgctcctctacATGTGCGGAGCCCTGCTGGCGTTTGGCCCCGTATCGAGCACCCTGCTCATCCTCGTGGGGGGGTTCCTGTATGGACTCTTCATGACGCTGTTTGGAGACAAGCTGAAAACGCACTAGCTGAGCCGCAGGGTTCCTCCACACGTGGAAACGTAAAGCTAGCATTGATGCAACTGATCAATAATGTTGATTTaagggctgcagctgatgatgtTTTTCATGATCTGTTGCTTCTGAGCATTGAGTGAAACTTTCAGGGACATCGTTCTGAGGGGACAGCGTTCAGGTGGGACATGTAGGAGCCCTGCTGGCAGGAGGCCGGCAGCTCGCGTGTTCTTGCTTTTGATATGACGGCTTAACTGTTTTAATGTGGTTCATGTAACCTTGTAAATAAAGAGTGTGGCTGCTCTGTTGGTAgggcaggtttttttttcaacaagCATCTGAAAGCAGGTGCAGGCCAAAACATTCAGGTTGTGCTGATGGAATAAACTGATGagttttttcagtgaaaacagactttTGCACTGGTTTGTTCACCACTGATGGGAGGTGTGTGGGTCTCATACACGATGAAGGTTTATCATTAATTATTCCAGATATTGATCATTAATCTGAACAGAAGTAGGAATACAGAGCATCTGATCAAATCCCAGTCAGGTTCAAGTTAATAAGGCACTTATCAGATCACATGAACCAAATCTGATTTCATGAGGAAAGTATAAAAACCACTGCTGTGGTCATCACTGTCCCAGGATCAGCTGGGTGGCAGAAACAGTGCTTGTACCTCAAAAGTAAGTGGAATCAAAGAATATCTTTGAGTCttaaaggaggaaaatatgGATGAAGTTCTGTCTTAACTGGCAGAGGGATGCAGGGTTCATAAAAACAAGATCAACTCATCCGGCTGTCACTCAACAACCGCAGAGAGACTCGCCGACGAGGGCTGAGCTGAAGTTCAAGGCGAGGATGGCCTAAATGAAACTAGAAAAAAAGCACTGAATGCGGTTTATGACACCACCGGGACCGGACCAAAGAGGACTGCGGTCAGGTCATCTGCTGTGAGCTTCAGGTGCAGGATGATCAATCAGTCAAGGTGTGGGTGGAGGACCACCAGAGGAAGACCCAGACCTGAGACAACGAGGAAGATGGATGGTCCCAAACCACCAACATGAGCTGCTGAATTTTTGTGATAGCAGTTGCAGAAAGCCACCAGTGATGTGCAAGACTGGAGAGCCTGAAAATCAGAGTAAGCAAATGTTAATTTCTGAACTCTTCTGAggttaaaacatttgttttgtttgaaaatgaatatgAGCTTTTCTTAAGATTGTTTTAGGTTTGAAAAATACATCTTATTTGTTACTAATAAATCGCTGTAATACATAAGctaaactgaaagaaaacatgtttactgCAATTTTTAACTACAAGTCCCATCAGGCGTTTCGACGTCCTACGTCATCGAACGTCGCCTGTCGTCCGTTGACGTCGCGTGCAGCCACCGGGAGAAGTTTGAAAATAAACGTGAAACTTTTTATTTCCCTAAAGGTTTAATGTCAGCGTTGTTTCATTTGCTCCTTTCCGGTAAATTCAGCTGAACTTCTGACAGCGACGAGCTGAAGTGAGAGAAGCGGCGCAGAGAGGCTCATGTTCGGGTGAGtgtgtcattttaaaacacGGTGGTCTTGCTAGCTggagctgtttgtgtctgacatGAGGCGACTGACTGTCAACCTGCTGCTCCcgctcctccctctgctccgcGGGCCTCTGCCCATCTTAGCTCGCCTTCACGTGAACCAGAGGGAGGAGGACCGTGTGTCCTTTAGCTCTAAGAGACACTGAACCGCCGTGAatttagctgttagctaacgTCCACTTCGCTAACCGTCTTGCCGCGTTAGCTGAGCTCACGCGCGGAGCACAAAGTGTCCATTTAGCGGCGGCTGATGAGCCAGCTGTCCTGGGCAGAGGCCACCTGTTGGAGTGGATTCACGCACCAAGGAGGCGTTTTCAGCCCTGATAATCTCTCACAATATCCGAGACAAGCTGCTCTGTAATGTCTCAGCGTCGAGCCTCAGCCAGACAACTGCTGGTGAGTATTAGGAGTCAAAGGTTATCACACAGGGATCAGGTCAAGGTGAAGGTCTGTGGAGCCTCTTcttcaggtgtgtttctgtctccacGAAACTCCCGTTAATATTAAGTTATTGCTGCACCTCTAACTGTCCCAGCAGCTTTCAATAAGCCGTGAGTTTTGTTAATCAGAAGAGACACTGTGTGATCACAGAAGACACAGCGTGGTCATACTGGTGTTATGATACAGGTGAGTCTCCAGGTACAGCTCAGGGATGTGgctgaaagaaaagctgcaaaatcaACAAAGATACTTGCTGATATCAGGATACGATCAGCCGTTAACAGACCAAATGATAGAAtcattcatttcacagcagaacacatgattgcattattttattttgaaagtaaataaatccctttcctgtttttttttctaacgtCGCAGGGTTTTTATCATCTTTTCATCTTATGCCTCATTTTTTCTGACTTGACTAATTACCTTAAGAGTGAAGGCGTCAGTATACTtcatgctgtgattggctggctgtgtgcaggtgtgaatttctctctcaggctcttttttttttttttttttttttttttttttaatttttccactcctccttctgtcttccAGGCAGCCATGGCTTCCCCGCAAGAAGAACCATCAGCCGCCGTGTCGGCTGTCCTGTCGTCCGCCTTGTCGGCCGCCGTGTCGGCCGCCATGGCAGTAGCCATGGCCGTGGACGTTAAGGCGGATCTGGCCGCGCTGCTAGATGAATGGGAAGAAGCGCAGCAGGgcaccacagagcagctgttgtCCATCCTCACAAAGTTAGCAGTGGTTTGTTTTATTGGACGTAACGTCTTCATGTCTCTGGATGTTTTTCCTGGAGGTGACTGCGTCTCTTTGATTTCTGCAGAATATCTGAGCTGCTTGAACGGGAGACGGGAGAGTATCACAAAGCAGACCCTGATCCGTTCGATGACCGTCATCCAGGTTAGCATCAGAAACACGCTTTTAACTTTTGTCCtgtgactgagctgagctgaagctCCTGCTCTCATTGGCTGTTGAGTTCCTGACGCCTGTGTGACTTTGCAGGCCGGGCAGACCCAGACTGCATGCTGGGACAGCTGCTGAAGATGCTGTTTATGAACGATGACTTCACTAATGCGGTGAGGACTGCTGCATCCTTTGTTCAGCGTGTGGTTTGAGTGTGAACAccccaaaatattcattttatacAATACtcatataaaacagagaaaatcagcaaatcctcACGTTAAAGAACCTGGAAACAGAGAATGGTGTTCACCTGTGCttgaattacattaaaaattgGTAAATTATCAAAATGGGGACTTGATTTTTCTGCTGATCGTTTGTTTCACTCACAGTTTACTCACTATGACTTAACTTAAACAGCCGTAAAGAAAAGGTCTCATTAGCAGTTAATAATCAGACTGaactattgttttgtttcacttcaaacTATGAAAACAGATTAGAAATAAACAACCGACATATATTCTCTGAATGACTGATGACGGGCTCTGATTTgttctgcgtgtgtgttctcCAGCTCTTAGACACATACGTCATGACCAGCAGAGAGCTGGACCTCAACACGGCCGCCTGCCGTCTGCTTCAGAACATCATGCCGGGCCTGGAGACCGCCGTCGTCTTCCAAGAGAAGGTACAGCTTCAGAGGACGAGCCGTGGACTTTTCATGTCAGATGATGCAGCATGAAGGAGAATTTAAAAAAGCAGACAGAGTGAGCACCTGTGCAGCAGGTGTTTGATGGTGATGAGCATTAATGCTacgaggaagaggaaacatTCAGGATAATAACTGACGTAAAAGAGGGAATTTCCATATAAATGCTGCAGTTATAGTTGATTTATCATTTTAAGCCACAAGAATGATCAAAAGGTCTGATGAGAACAAAACAAGGATCtattttcagctcattttcattcagaGGTGGTTCAGAAGTTAAGATGCTTAAAGTATGAAAACTGCACTATAAAGCTTCTTTACTGCTCTTTGATTGGCTGAGAGTGAATCATCTCTGTGTGTCCGTGTGAGACAGGAAGGTCTGGTCGAGAAGATGTTCACCTGGGCTCGTGAAGCAGAGCGACCGCTGTGCGTCTACGCCACGGGCCTGCTGGCCAGAGCCATGAGCAACCAGGAAGTGGCGGCGAGCTACCGAGAGGAGAACGCTCAGCTGGtgggtctcacacacacacatggacacacaaacaggttaaatacagctagcatgttagccgcCGCTGTAGCTTAAAGTACGATTACCCACAAGGCTTCTTTCCTCTGGACGTCCAGGTCCCGATCATGATTCAGCGCCTGCATGAGCTGCAAACTGAAGAGGCCAAGAGGCCCCAGAATCTACCTCAGGACCCTCAGGTTGAAACAAGCCAAACCTCAAGCACCTCGACAGCCCAGCAAGACAAGACggaaggggaggaagaggagggagagaggagcaggtcgGTGTCAAAGGCCAGCTCCAAACCTTTGTCACAGCTCGGTTCAGCCCTGAAAGCCGGCGGCGGATCTGGCTCCACTCGACTGCTTCCAGACTTCATTTATCAAGCGAGCCCGGACCCTGCCTCCAGGGAGACGGAGGACAGgcagggaggaagagcagggaGGAGACGGGCAGTGAAGGAGAACGGGAGGAAGGCTAAGCAGAAACTCAACTTCACCTCCTCGTCCCTCAGGACcgaggaggaggcggagagaAACGACTCCAGCGAGCAGCCGGCCAACAGCTCCTCCTGGTCTGAGATGAGCTCGGTGATGATTGGCTCCGACTACCGCCTTTCCCCGCTGAGCCCGGCCATGGAGCAGAGGCTCATCCTGCAGTATCTGACTCCGCTCGGAGATTACCAGGAGGTGAGGCTCCAACAAACACCGCTTGCTCCTCGTGAATCCTGAAATAATTCAAAGATGGACAGCAGTATTTCAGATGACGTGTGATTGAGATATCAGCGCAGACTCTTTCCTCTCAGACTGCAGAGGAGTCTTCACCTCCATCTTTTAATCTCTCATTTACTCTCACTGTTAATCCAAtgatctctgtctctgctgcagctgctggctgtcttCATGCAGCTGGACACCCGCTCGTTGCTGATGAACTACATCGACCTCAGGCAGACGAAAAACGTCCAGCTGACCTTCGATGCCCTCCTGGTAAGACTGTTGTCCACAAAGCTCCATCTGTTCAGGCTGCTTCCTGTTTAATCCAGTTGGTTGGTTCATTACTTTAATAAGTAAACTCTGGATGCTTTAaagtaaaagacagaaaatgtttacatCAGGTGAGTTtctaaaaacagcattaaacacATCTGTCTTTTGTCTATTTTGCTGGATTTGTCCTTTCAAATCGAACCCTTCAGTCATCTTTGTAAAAACGTTATTACAGATTGAGCCTTAAAGCGGTCAAACAGTCGTTCATGGAGGGTCTCGTTGACCCCCCCCCGCAGAGGAACACGTCTGTGTGTGAAGGATAAGCTGAACCTCTGTGGGTGGGGCAGACGCTGGCACGAGAGTTGAAGCAGATATTAAAAAGTCTTTCATTGAAAAAGGTCTTGAGTATCTTTCTCGTCCTCTGCACGCTTTAACATTCACTGTTTGCATGTGATTTCGGGCCCAGCAGCTAGAACTGACGGTGACGTCGGTCCAATAGCAGCTgagctttgttttgtgttattttgcagacaaattaaaaaaaaagtctgcgtCAGCTTTGAGTTGATGTGCTGCCTCAGTGGGACTCAGTTACACGACGCGTCACATCGTCTCTGGAGATTCAGAGTTCCTGGTTTAACATCAGATTTCTCTTTCTGGATCTTTGATAACGCATTTCTGTCATGGCTTTGTTTTCCTCGAGAGCTACAACGATTGATCAATCAGTTTTCAATTATCAAATTAATCACCAACTATTTTGAGTCATTTTAAGAAAAGTctaaattctctgattccagcttctcaatGTTCTCTGGTTTCTTGAGTCCTCTGTGAGAGTGAACTCAGTATCTTTGGACTGAGGACGTCATCCTGGGCtctgggaaacactgatcaacgtttctcactgttttctaacattttatagaccaaacaacaaATCGATTGatagagaaaaatgaaaataatggttcGTTCCAGCCGTGGTGTGCTGTGAACAGCATCTGTTTGTtcttcactcttcttcttcacagctgtgtctttgtctcttgtGTCTCTCATCAGTATCTCgcctcgctgctcctccacaagAAGTTTGCAGCAGAGTTCATCGCTCACGGAGGAGTCCAAAAGCTCCTGCAGATCCCGAGGCCGTCCATGGCAGCGACCGGGGTTTCGCTCTGCCTCTACTACCTGGCGTACAATCAGGATGCTATGGAGAGGGTATGGtgaacgcacgcacgcacgcacacacacacacacacacacacacacacacacac
This region includes:
- the smpd4 gene encoding sphingomyelin phosphodiesterase 4 isoform X3, coding for MAAPTLQQPSFLLANLKADSTTKTLLQRCQDLVKIIDEYPAKELHLIFPWLVESVFGSLDGIIAGWNLRLLHSRSNEYHIVMEFLNPSGPMMKLVYKLQAEEYKYEIPVNYLPGPVKACIQEGVLPDCPLFHNKLHFPLSGLLTLNLALNPFEFFMFNFAFCLIAPKSYPQGHHGSSTDSAYFVLVDTYLKYFLPSEGSVPPSPFSDSRGSVTAPSPRSSSVSFAGYGVHSPSLLKHHIFHQPSVNADPAAQEIWRSETLLQMFVEIWLHHYSLEMYQKLQSPQVKEPFSPTEEHVLVVRLLVKHLHAFSSSLKPEQLSSSPSAHSHTHTSPLEEFKRVVVQRFVQQKLYLFLQHCFGHWPLDASFRAVLETWLSYIQPWRYTGEKTNPQPDQNRTVPDKWESFVQENLLMYTKLFQVFLNRTVRTDLVNAKNALMVFRVAKVFSQPNLAEMIQKGEQLFLEPEHVLHHRQPRGYLTPSQGGSYLSSRQRVMTDMVFRVKSHVYALEGQDCQYKQMFGSELRGAVMKLIQIIAQARHTAKRISDHSNEVAANNSFLSWFGMGSSDLNNTFAGAEPEESGECLKKTHEFLDRALENLCQIFKLNQGQLTQLISNLGSSQDDGNCKQLPDCIQGENGLILTDLGRRQIINGLRRFEIHYQGDPELQPIRSYENALLVRLFYRISCLVNERFGGHMDALCLRPDFLGRLGRHFLADADSSAKLKQSPMSRRTLERNRQARLSLRPLASYRTMLLLLLLYMCGALLAFGPVSSTLLILVGGFLYGLFMTLFGDKLKTH
- the smpd4 gene encoding sphingomyelin phosphodiesterase 4 isoform X1 — translated: MAAPTLQQPSFLLANLKADSTTKTLLQRCQDLVKIIDEYPAKELHLIFPWLVESVFGSLDGIIAGWNLRLLHSRSNEYHIVMEFLNPSGPMMKLVYKLQAEEYKYEIPVNYLPGPVKACIQEGVLPDCPLFHNKLHFPLSGLLTLNLALNPFEFFMFNFAFCLIAPKSYPQGHHGSSTDSAYFVLVDTYLKYFLPSEGSVPPSPFSDSRGSVTAPSPRSSSVSFAGYGVHSPSLLKHHIFHQPSVNADPAAQEIWRSETLLQMFVEIWLHHYSLEMYQKLQSPQVKLALLQYRLSMSSMPCQPHAPPGSGNLHTYQVLLPFHSPPPLWGLLEEPFSPTEEHVLVVRLLVKHLHAFSSSLKPEQLSSSPSAHSHTHTSPLEEFKRVVVQRFVQQKLYLFLQHCFGHWPLDASFRAVLETWLSYIQPWRYTGEKTNPQPDQNRTVPDKWESFVQENLLMYTKLFQVFLNRTVRTDLVNAKNALMVFRVAKVFSQPNLAEMIQKGEQLFLEPEHVLHHRQPRGYLTPSQGGSYLSSRQRVMTDMVFRVKSHVYALEGQDCQYKQMFGSELRGAVMKLIQIIAQARHTAKRISDHSNEVAANNSFLSWFGMGSSDLNNTFAGAEPEESGECLKKTHEFLDRALENLCQIFKLNQGQLTQLISNLGSSQDDGNCKQLPDCIQGENGLILTDLGRRQIINGLRRFEIHYQGDPELQPIRSYENALLVRLFYRISCLVNERFGGHMDALCLRPDFLGRLGRHFLADADSSAKLKQSPMSRRTLERNRQARLSLRPLASYRTMLLLLLLYMCGALLAFGPVSSTLLILVGGFLYGLFMTLFGDKLKTH
- the smpd4 gene encoding sphingomyelin phosphodiesterase 4 isoform X2, coding for MAAPTLQQPSFLLANLKADSTTKTLLQRCQDLVKIIDEYPAKELHLIFPWLVESVFGSLDGIIAGWNLRLLHSRSNEYHIVMEFLNPSGPMMKLVYKLQAEEYKYEIPVNYLPGPVKACIQEGVLPDCPLFHNKLHFPLSGLLTLNLALNPFEFFMFNFAFCLIAPKSYPQGHHGSSTDSAYFVLVDTYLKYFLPSEGSVPPSPFSDSRGSVTAPSPRSSSVSFAGYGVHSPSLLKHHIFHQPSVNADPAAQEIWRSETLLQMFVEIWLHHYSLEMYQKLQSPQVKLALLQYRLSMSSMPCQPHAPPGSGNLHTYQEPFSPTEEHVLVVRLLVKHLHAFSSSLKPEQLSSSPSAHSHTHTSPLEEFKRVVVQRFVQQKLYLFLQHCFGHWPLDASFRAVLETWLSYIQPWRYTGEKTNPQPDQNRTVPDKWESFVQENLLMYTKLFQVFLNRTVRTDLVNAKNALMVFRVAKVFSQPNLAEMIQKGEQLFLEPEHVLHHRQPRGYLTPSQGGSYLSSRQRVMTDMVFRVKSHVYALEGQDCQYKQMFGSELRGAVMKLIQIIAQARHTAKRISDHSNEVAANNSFLSWFGMGSSDLNNTFAGAEPEESGECLKKTHEFLDRALENLCQIFKLNQGQLTQLISNLGSSQDDGNCKQLPDCIQGENGLILTDLGRRQIINGLRRFEIHYQGDPELQPIRSYENALLVRLFYRISCLVNERFGGHMDALCLRPDFLGRLGRHFLADADSSAKLKQSPMSRRTLERNRQARLSLRPLASYRTMLLLLLLYMCGALLAFGPVSSTLLILVGGFLYGLFMTLFGDKLKTH